In one window of Helianthus annuus cultivar XRQ/B chromosome 17, HanXRQr2.0-SUNRISE, whole genome shotgun sequence DNA:
- the LOC110920681 gene encoding pentatricopeptide repeat-containing protein At2g20710, mitochondrial-like isoform X1, producing MMIMMALVRSYKQSNSICRALLYSTETNIQQNFKRNDDNLYRRISPVGDPNVSVIPILDQWEKEGKTVIYTQLFLIIKTLRKFNRFTHALQLSEWMANRKGSKLTAPSAAIHLDLLSKAQGVEQAEQYFNSLPEDVKKLQVYSALLNCYAATKSVEKAEATAEKMKQSGMMTTLSYNSMLNLYKKIGDYEKLDKIHQEMLKMGVSCDKPTYYIRLSAYALTSDIEKMEKVLKNMESNSNLGIDWNAYVIASGGYIKSGLPDKAFETLKKSEECIHGNSKGAAWENLISTYASIGKKDDVYRIWNLYKTSWSKVYNRGYTSIVRALVRLDDIDGAEKVLAEWESQKLSFDFRIPNMLIKAYCTKGLLVKAEAYVDRLVGMGKQPPASTWVLFVTAYTKDKEMEKAVEMLKKCVAAEDMHGCKLDQDVFTACVEYLKENGDLKMVEEIEKVFKDKIRVPLVSFAESNDDEVEESESSLMK from the exons atgatgataatgatggcGTTAGTTCGATCCTATAAGCAATCAAACTCCATTTGTAGGGCTTTGTTATACTCAACAGAAACAAACATACAACAAAACTTTAAGAGAAATGATGACAATCTGTACAGGAGAATTTCACCCGTCGGGGATCCAAACGTTTCTGTGATACCGATACTCGATCAGTGGGAGAAAGAAGGTAAAACCGTCATATACACTCAGCTTTTCCTCATTATCAAAACCCTCCGCAAGTTTAATCGCTTCACCCACGCCCTCCAG TTGTCAGAATGGATGGCTAATAGAAAAGGAAGCAAACTAACAGCGCCAAGTGCTGCAATTCATCTGGATTTGTTGTCAAAAGCTCAAGGGGTAGAACAAGCAGAGCAATATTTCAACAGCCTTCCAGAAGATGTCAAGAAGCTCCAAGTTTACAGTGCTCTTTTGAATTGTTATGCAGCcacaaaatcagtagaaaaagccGAAGCTACTGCAGAGAAAATGAAGCAATCGGGTATGATGACAACGCTTTCTTACAACTCCATGCTTAATTTATATAAGAAAATCGGCGATTACGAAAAGCTTGACAAAATCCATCAAGAAATGTTGAAAATGGGTGTTTCTTGTGATAAACCAACTTACTACATTCGGTTAAGTGCATACGCTCTTACTTCCGATATTGAAAAAATGGAAAAAGTTCTTAAAAATATGGAAAGCAATTCTAACCTTGGAATTGATTGGAATGCTTATGTTATTGCATCTGGTGGGTATATTAAATCTGGGTTGCCGGATAAAGCTTTTGAAACGCTGAAAAAATCAGAGGAATGTATACATGGAAACTCGAAAGGGGCAGCTTGGGAAAATCTCATTAGTACCTATGCTTCTATTGGTAAAAAAGACGATGTTTACCGTATATGGAATTTGTATAAAACCTCATGGAGTAAAGTATACAATCGTGGTTATACTTCTATCGTCAGGGCATTAGTGAGATTAGACGACATTGACGGGGCAGAGAAAGTATTGGCTGAATGGGAATCTCAAAAGTTATCGTTTGACTTTAGGATTCCTAATATGTTGATTAAAGCTTATTGCACCAAGGGTCTTTTGGTCAAAGCCGAAGCATATGTTGACCGACTTGTAGGTATGGGGAAACAACCACCAGCAAGCACGTGGGTTTTGTTTGTGACTGCGTATACGAAAGACAAGGAGATGGAGAAAGCAGTGGAAATGTTGAAGAAGTGTGTTGCTGCTGAAGATATGCACGGCTGCAAATTGGATCAAGATGTTTTCACGGCATGTGTCGAATATTTAAAAGAAAATGGTGATTTGAAGATGGTAGAAGAGATTGAGAAAGTTTTCAAGGATAAGATTCGTGTTCCACTGGTATCTTTTGCAGAATCTAATGATGATGAAGTCGAAGAGTCAGAGTCATCGCTGATGAAATGA
- the LOC110920681 gene encoding pentatricopeptide repeat-containing protein At2g20710, mitochondrial-like isoform X2 — MANRKGSKLTAPSAAIHLDLLSKAQGVEQAEQYFNSLPEDVKKLQVYSALLNCYAATKSVEKAEATAEKMKQSGMMTTLSYNSMLNLYKKIGDYEKLDKIHQEMLKMGVSCDKPTYYIRLSAYALTSDIEKMEKVLKNMESNSNLGIDWNAYVIASGGYIKSGLPDKAFETLKKSEECIHGNSKGAAWENLISTYASIGKKDDVYRIWNLYKTSWSKVYNRGYTSIVRALVRLDDIDGAEKVLAEWESQKLSFDFRIPNMLIKAYCTKGLLVKAEAYVDRLVGMGKQPPASTWVLFVTAYTKDKEMEKAVEMLKKCVAAEDMHGCKLDQDVFTACVEYLKENGDLKMVEEIEKVFKDKIRVPLVSFAESNDDEVEESESSLMK; from the coding sequence ATGGCTAATAGAAAAGGAAGCAAACTAACAGCGCCAAGTGCTGCAATTCATCTGGATTTGTTGTCAAAAGCTCAAGGGGTAGAACAAGCAGAGCAATATTTCAACAGCCTTCCAGAAGATGTCAAGAAGCTCCAAGTTTACAGTGCTCTTTTGAATTGTTATGCAGCcacaaaatcagtagaaaaagccGAAGCTACTGCAGAGAAAATGAAGCAATCGGGTATGATGACAACGCTTTCTTACAACTCCATGCTTAATTTATATAAGAAAATCGGCGATTACGAAAAGCTTGACAAAATCCATCAAGAAATGTTGAAAATGGGTGTTTCTTGTGATAAACCAACTTACTACATTCGGTTAAGTGCATACGCTCTTACTTCCGATATTGAAAAAATGGAAAAAGTTCTTAAAAATATGGAAAGCAATTCTAACCTTGGAATTGATTGGAATGCTTATGTTATTGCATCTGGTGGGTATATTAAATCTGGGTTGCCGGATAAAGCTTTTGAAACGCTGAAAAAATCAGAGGAATGTATACATGGAAACTCGAAAGGGGCAGCTTGGGAAAATCTCATTAGTACCTATGCTTCTATTGGTAAAAAAGACGATGTTTACCGTATATGGAATTTGTATAAAACCTCATGGAGTAAAGTATACAATCGTGGTTATACTTCTATCGTCAGGGCATTAGTGAGATTAGACGACATTGACGGGGCAGAGAAAGTATTGGCTGAATGGGAATCTCAAAAGTTATCGTTTGACTTTAGGATTCCTAATATGTTGATTAAAGCTTATTGCACCAAGGGTCTTTTGGTCAAAGCCGAAGCATATGTTGACCGACTTGTAGGTATGGGGAAACAACCACCAGCAAGCACGTGGGTTTTGTTTGTGACTGCGTATACGAAAGACAAGGAGATGGAGAAAGCAGTGGAAATGTTGAAGAAGTGTGTTGCTGCTGAAGATATGCACGGCTGCAAATTGGATCAAGATGTTTTCACGGCATGTGTCGAATATTTAAAAGAAAATGGTGATTTGAAGATGGTAGAAGAGATTGAGAAAGTTTTCAAGGATAAGATTCGTGTTCCACTGGTATCTTTTGCAGAATCTAATGATGATGAAGTCGAAGAGTCAGAGTCATCGCTGATGAAATGA
- the LOC110923839 gene encoding uncharacterized protein LOC110923839 produces MYGGCGVVMTVVVIDVEGAVEGSGSFGTDYSKFSGGLHESYLFSKLCNLVVYMSSSREKVDKVDSWFLESYWKNAGQAATSVAHIKERAARDEEALLVFSGRGDAFNDSTGRMAFYKFVSTLTSETLVIPARFSKKWLSSAIGDTGFFTNLCIGFKKTVSHENRSRATRQKILNRVWNDDGFEHVSYSIINLQLISIRTFFYVFLCGAEKMRKRLKQVSSSSPGLPNHGVNNECLGTPLSNITNVDEARRRRKLRKIYLDNKKSRSTSTPTNTQLNIPASFSLQFSTLAESSMCGGEQMRNRLKQVTSSSPGRPNHGVNNECLRTPLSNITNVDEARRRRKLRKLYLDSKKSKSTSTPSNTQMNIPTSSSLQVSNDYLRVVEAKHMRKLRKLYLDGKRSSITRKMVPSKGEASSSSGRRIIFTDKENLPPNSSITTFCNDFNSSGNLTSSMITRSTLKKNENVPLDSYTTPQRTPFANKENVTPGTILNFAGKATSSSRAFSNLNRKTNVLQESSTSTQRTQIANKENITPASCITTIRSQFPNVSQFTNAMSSLNRISPDNIASSSTLPLNDCYSISPRIVNKRNASSLITEVSSLKKMSSGKRRIIHKPIEIEPIPMADLDSDDVNHVHECVIDITKGTSIDYLDHGDQSLTCGICYGKLWPTEGGKGRITLEQQTYGLCCGYGKVDLPDYKDSDPAYQMLFLCSDSESKFFMKNIRRYNSMFSFTSMGGKVDTKINKGNAPFVYRISGQNAHSLGSLLPKPGNKPKFSQLYIYDTENELSNRTTLFGDSTTQSSSKERALDAKFIKYLTDMLDSHNMLVKTYRMVRNHIHENPNVSLKLRLISQRDRDGRTYNLPTSSEIAALIVGDMDKTIDHRDIIVEEQSGVLKRISELHPSYLALQYPILFPYGDDGYRINIPHRDFGPNTKKTRPNCTMREFFAYRIQDRDNKFSLILNARRLFQQFLVDAYTMIENERLNYIRFQQTKLRCESFNSLKNVQEGGQSDLSHTGKPVILPSSFTGGSRYMMQNYLDAMALCRKYGYPDFFITITCNPKWPEMVRFIGDSSIKPEDRPDILCRLFKMKLDALIKDMKEKKIFGDINAVVYTVEFQKRGLPHAHICLFMKADHKLPTVEHIDPFISAEIPDKNEDPELYSLVSDFMIHGPCGHANLKCPCMVGNRCSKNFPKRFMEATSIDSDGFPIYRRRDSGHTVVKKGPDRATVVVVDSDKGTEEEIPKDEIKEYYDARYVSACEASWRIFANEVHYRYPSVMRLPFHLPDQQNVVFSGEDDIEDVLNKPQVNSSIFLGWMNMNNNDSEPEARELTYVEFPGKYVWKLKDRCWQPRKTHVSVGRIYSVSPSLGEAYFLRILLTKVRGPRSFEEIRTYDGVIYPTFRDACYARGLLDDDNEYIECIKEASFTGNGNYLRCLFGTLLLSNTLSRPEVVWDKTWEFLSEDILYNMRKDTDIRGLVVSDERIKNITLSKIEKYLLRNGSSLRRFSPMPVPDDDSLNDDQRAVFNEIMDAVRSGNGGVFFVYGYGGTGKTFLWKTLAACIRCNGQIVINVASSGIASLLLSRGRTAHSRFHIPINLNEDSVCHIKPNTEIANLLNEAKLIIWDEAPMVHKHAFEALDRTLKDVLSVGDSRNSEIPFGGKAIVFGGDFRQILPVVQNGSRQDIVHASLCSSYIWSSCKVLKLTRNMRLSVGASISNIQEIHEFAKWLLEVGEGNVGDGNDGEATIEIPNDLLITDSTDPIQSLIDFVYPSVLDRFKDRDYFSERAILAPKNEVVHGINDRLLALFPGEEVEYLSSDSICPTEEINDPLHQDLYNPEVLNSVKVSGLPNHRLVLKLGVPVMLLRNIDQQNGLCNGTRLQITRLGKRVIEAEILSGGNVGLRTYIPRINMIPSDKKIPFKFQRRQFPITVCFAMTINKSQGQSLSRVGLYLRDPVFSHGQLYVALSRVKTKDGVKLLIFDKDGRPTNKTTNVVYKEIFGNL; encoded by the exons ATGTATGGTGGGTGTGGTGTGGTGATGACGGTGGTTGTTATAGATGTTGAAGGGGCGGTGGAGGGTAGTGGCAG TTTTGGTACTGACTATAGTAAGTTTAGTGGTGGTTTACATGAGAGTTATCTGTTTTCGAAGCTGTGTAACCTGGTGGTTTATATGAGTAGTAGTCGTGAGAAGGTTGATAAGGTGGATTCGTGGTTTTTGGAATCGTATTGGAAAAATGCAGGTCAGGCTGCTACCTCTGTGGCACATATAAAGGAGAGAGCGGCTAGAGATGAGGAGGCTCTGTTGGTGTTTAGTGGTAGGGGAGACGC ATTCAACGATTCAACCGGGAGGATGGCTTTTTATAAGTTTGTTTCAACGCTTACTTCCGAAACTTTG GTTATACCTGCTCGGTTTTCTAAGAAATGGTTATCATCTGCAATTGGTG aTACAGGGTTTTTTACAAACCTCTGCATAGGATTCAAGAAGACAGTTAG TCATGAAAATAGAAGTCGAGCAACCCGCCAAAAGATTCTTAACAGAGTTTGGAATGATGATGGTTTTGAGCATGTGAG CTACTCCATCATCAACCTTCAGTTAATCTCCATTCGGACGTTCTTCTACGTTT TTCTGTGTGGTGCTGAAAAAATGCGGAAAAGGTTGAAACAAGTATCTTCATCTTCTCCTGGACTTCCAAATCACGGCGTCAATAATGAAT GTTTAGGTACTCCGTTATCTAACATTACGAATG TTGACGAGGCCAGACGTAGACGAAAGTTAAGAAAAATATATCTTGATAATAAGAAATCAAGATCTACTTCAACACCAACGAATACCCAATTGAACATACCGGCTTCGTTTTCGTTACAATTTTCTACTTTAGCTGAGTCAAGTATGTGTGGTGGTGAACAAATGCGTAATAGGTTGAAACAAGTTACTTCATCTTCGCCCGGTAGGCCAAATCATGGCGTCAATAATGAAT GTTTAAGAACTCCGTTATCTAACATTACGAATG TTGACGAGGCCAGGCGTAGACGAAAGTTAAGAAAACTATATCTTGATAGTAAGAAATCAAAATCTACTTCAACACCATCGAATACACAAATGAACATACCGACTTCGTCTTCCTTACAAGTTTCAAATGATTATCTTAGAG TTGTCGAGGCTAAACACATGCGTAAGTTAAGAAAACTATACCTTGATGGTAAGAGATCAAGTATTACTCGAAAAATGGTTCCTTCCAAAGGGGAAGCATCATCTTCATCAGGAAGACGAATCATTTTTACCGACAAAGAGAATTTACCACCGAATTCATCAATCACAACGTTTT gTAATGATTTCAATTCATCCGGTAACTTAACATCTTCCATGATAACACGCTCAACTTTGAAGAAGAACGAAAATGTACCGCTAGACTCTTATACAACACCCCAGCGTACACCGTTTGCAAACAAAGAAAACGTAACACCAG GAACTATTTTGAATTTTGCTGGGAAAGCAACGTCTTCATCCAGAGCCTTTTCGAATTTGAATAGGAAGACAAACGTATTGCAAGAGTCTTCTACATCAACACAACGTACCCAGATTGCAAACAAAGAAAACATAACACCAGCTTCGTGTATCACAACTATACGTTCACAATTTCCTAATGTCTCACAGTTTACTAATGCTATGTCTTCTTTGAATCGTATCTCTCCTG ATAATATTGCAAGCTCATCAACTTTACCATTGAATGATTGCTATTCTATTTCTCCAAGGATTGTCAACAAACGCAATGCATCTTCTTTGATCACGGAAGTGTCTTCATTAAAAAAGATGTCTTCTGGAAAACGTAGAATTATTCATAAACCAATCGAAATAGAACCCATACCAATGGCTGATCTTGACTCTGACGATGTAAATCATGTTCACGAATGTGTTATAGACATTACCAAAGGCACATCTATAG ATTACCTTGACCATGGTGATCAATCTCTCACTTGTGGAATATGTTATGGAAAGTTATGGCCAACCGAAGGTGGAAAGGGTCGGATTACACTTGAACAACAAACATATGGTTTATGTTGTGGTTATGGTAAAGTTGACCTACCTGATTATAAAGATTCTGATCCAGCTTATCAGATGCTTTTTCTATGTTCAGATTCAGAAAGCAAATTTTTCATGAAGAACATAAGACGTTACAATTCTATGTTTTCCTTTACATCCATGGGAGGAAAAGTAGATACTAAAATAAACAAAGGTAATGCACCATTTGTTTATAGAATCAGCGGTCAGAATGCACATAGTCTGGGGAGCCTTCTTCCTAAACCCGGAAACAAACCAAAATTTTCACAGCTTTATATCTACGATACCGAGAATGAACTTTCGAATAGAACAACGTTATTTGG GGATTCGACAACTCAGTCATCGTCAAAAGAAAGGGCACTTGACGCTAAATTTATAAAGTATCTTACCGACATGTTAGATTCTCATAATATGTTGGTAAAAACTTATAGGATGGTACGAAACCATATTCATGAGAATCCTAACGTTTCACTTAAGCTTCGGTTAATTTCACAGAGAGATCGGGACGGTAGGACTTACAACTTACCTACGTCTTCTGAAATTGCTGCTTTAATTGTCGGCGATATGGATAAGACGATAGATCATCGTGATATTATTGTTGAAGAGCAGTCAGGAGTTCTTAAACGTATTAGCGAGCTACATCCTTCCTACCTTGCTCTACAGTATCCAATTCTTTTTCCGTATGGTGACGATGGCTATAGGATTAACATTCCGCATAGGGATTTTGGTCCTAACACAAAGAAGACACGGCCAAATTGTACAATGAGAGAGTTTTTTGCTTATAGGATTCAGGATAGGGACAACAAGTTCTCTTTAATCCTTAATGCCAGGAGGTTGTTTCAGCAGTTTTTAGTCGACGCATACACAATGATCGAAAATGAGCGGCTAAACTACATACGGTTTCAGCAAACAAAATTAAGATGTGAATCGTTTAACAGTCTTAAAAATGTTCAAGAAGGTGGCCAGAGTGATTTGTCTCATACAGGAAAACCTGTTATATTACCGTCATCGTTTACAGGTGGATCTCGCTATATGATGCAAAACTACCTGGATGCTATGGCTTTATGTAGGAAGTATGGGTATCCCGATTTCTTTATAACAATTACATGTAATCCAAAATGGCCTGAAATGGTAAGGTTTATCGGTGACTCATCAATTAAGCCAGAAGACAGACCTGACATTCTTTGTCGATTGTTTAAGATGAAACTTGATGCATTAATAAAAGACATGAAGgaaaaaaagatttttggtgaTATTAATGCAG TTGTTTATACTGTCGAGTTTCAAAAACGTGGTTTGCCACATGCGCATATATGCTTATTTATGAAAGCTGATCATAAGCTTCCTACTGTTGAACACATCGATCCATTTATCTCAGCTGAGATTCCTGATAAGAATGAAGATCCTGAATTGTATTCTCTTGTGAGTGACTTTATGATTCATGGTCCTTGTGGACACGCTAATTTGAAATGTCCATGCATGGTTGGCAACCGTTGTTCTAAAAATTTTCCAAAGAGGTTTATGGAAGCTACTTCCATTGATTCAGATGGATTTCCCATTTATAGAAGAAGAGATTCGGGTCACACAGTTGTGAAGAAAG GACCAGACAGAgcgactgttgttgttgttgattcaGATAAAGGAACTGAAGAGGAGATCCCCAAAGATGAAATTAAAGAATATTATGATGCTAGATATGTTTCCGCATGCGAAGCAAGCTGGAGAATATTTGCCAATGAGGTTCATTATAGGTATCCGTCTGTTATGAGATTACCTTTTCATCTTCCAGACCAACAAAATGTTGTATTCAGTGGTGAAGATGATATCGAAGATGTCCTAAACAAACCTCAAGTAAATTCCTCAATTTTTCTAGGATGGATGAACATGAACAACAACGATTCTGAACCTGAAGCAAGGGAACTTACTTATGTTGAGTTTCCAGGAAAATATGTCTGGAAGTTAAAGGATCGGTGTTGGCAGCCGCGTAAAACTCATGTTTCAGTTGGGAGAATTTATTCTGTGTCTCCTTCTCTTGGTGAGGCTTATTTCCTAAGAATTCTTCTAACTAAGGTTAGAGGACCACGATCCTTTGAAGAAATCCGAACCTATGATGGTGTTATCTATCCTACCTTTAGAGATGCGTGTTATGCACGTGGGCTGTTAGACGATGACAATGAATATATTGAGTGTATTAAAGAAGCCAGTTTCACAGGAAATGGTAATTATCTGCGTTGTTTATTTGGTACACTACTATTGTCTAATACGCTATCAAGACCTGAAGTTGTTTGGGATAAGACGTGGGAGTTTTTGTCCGAAGACATTTTATACAATATGCGGAAGGATACTGACATTAGAG GATTGGTTGTTTCAGACGAACGTATAAAGAATATAACGTTgtctaaaattgaaaaatatcttCTTCGTAATGGTTCAAGTTTGCGCAGATTCTCACCAATGCCTGTTCCTGACGATGA CTCTTTAAATGATGATCAAAGAGCAGTGTTTAACGAGATTATGGATGCTGTTCGAAGTGGGAATGGCGGTGTTTTTTTTGTGTACGGTTACGGTGGTACAGGTAAGACCTTTCTGTGGAAAACATTAGCTGCTTGCATTAGATGCAATGGACAGATTGTTATTAATGTTGCTTCAAGTGGTATTGCATCATTGTTGTTGTCACGAGGTCGTACGGCTCATTCACGATTTCATATTCCAATTAATCTTAATGAAGATTCGGTTTGCCATATTAAACCTAATACTGAAATCGCTAATCTTCTAAACGAAGCCAAGTTGATTATTTGGGATGAAGCGCCAATGGTACACAAACATGCTTTCGAGGCTCTTGACCGTACATTGAAAGATGTTTTGAGTGTTGGTGATTCACGAAATTCTGAAATTCCATTTGGTGGAAAGGCTATTGTCTTTGGTGGTGACTTTAGACAAATCCTACCGGTTGTTCAAAATGGAAGCAGGCAAGACATCGTACACGCCTCTTTATGTTCATCCTACATTTGGTCGAGTTGCAAGGTGTTAAAATTGACAAGGAACATGCGTTTATCTGTTGGAGCCAGTATCTCAAACATACAGGAGATACACGAGTTTGCTAAATGGCTTCTTGAAGTTGGCGAAGGCAATGTTGGTGATGGTAACGATGGCGAGGCAACTATAGAAATACCAAACGATCTTTTAATAACTGATTCAACTGATCCAATTCAAAGTTTGATCGACTTTGTATATCCTTCAGTTCTTGACCGTTTTAAAGATCGAGACTACTTTTCTGAAAGAGCCATACTCGCGCCTAAGAATGAAGTTGTTCATGGTATCAATGATCGTTTGCTTGCATTGTTTCCTGGTGAAGAAGTAGAGTATCTTAGCTCGGATAGTATATGCCCGACTGAGGAAATCAATGATCCATTACACCAAGATTTATATAATCCTGAGGTTTTAAACAGTGTGAAGGTTTCAGGATTACCAAATCATAGATTGGTATTAAAGTTGGGTGTTCCAGTGATGCTTTTGAGGAATATTGATCAGCAAAACGGTTTATGTAATGGTACGCGTCTTCAAATTACACGTCTTGGTAAACGTGTTATCGAGGCTGAGATATTATCAGGAGGTAATGTTGGTTTAAGAACTTACATTCCAAGAATTAACATGATACCGTCTGACAAGAAAATACCCTTCAAGTTTCAACGGAGGCAGTTTCCAATAACCGTATGCTTTGCGATGACTATTAACAAAAGTCAAGGACAATCTCTATCAAGAGTCGGTCTTTACTTGAGAGACCCTGTATTTTCACATGGCCAATTGTATGTTGCGTTGTCGAGAGTGAAGACTAAAGATGGCGTCAAGCTTTTAATATTTGACAAGGATGGGAGGCCGACAAATAAAACGACGAACGTAGTTTACAAAGAGATCTTTGGGAATTTGTAg